A DNA window from Chitinibacter fontanus contains the following coding sequences:
- a CDS encoding 2-hydroxyacid dehydrogenase → MRVAVFDSKRFDRSTLEAANQQFGHELVFFEERLGAHTAPLAEDFDVVCPFVNDKLDHKTICRLAKLGVKHIALRCAGFNGVDLAAAAEFGIPVTRVPAYSPEAVAEHVFALLLTLSRKTHRAYNRVREGNFLLEGLEGFNINGKTFGILGAGKIGLATARIARGFGCKVLAYDPFPPEQCDVDCTFMSQEEVMAQADIISLHTPLLESTHHMLNAASIETMKPGVIILNTSRGGLIDTRAALGALKSGQIGGLGLDVYEHEEGVFFEDLSDSVLKDDILARLTTFPNVLITSHQGYLTDEALKNIATTTLQNISDFANGLPLRNEVKPSA, encoded by the coding sequence ATGCGCGTGGCAGTTTTTGATAGCAAAAGATTCGATCGTTCTACGCTTGAAGCGGCTAATCAGCAATTTGGCCACGAGCTAGTTTTCTTCGAAGAACGCCTTGGGGCACACACTGCCCCATTGGCTGAAGATTTTGATGTCGTGTGCCCTTTTGTCAACGATAAGCTCGACCACAAAACCATTTGCCGACTCGCTAAGCTAGGGGTTAAGCATATTGCTTTGCGCTGCGCGGGCTTCAATGGAGTGGACTTGGCTGCTGCGGCCGAATTTGGGATTCCGGTTACACGGGTGCCAGCGTATTCACCCGAAGCGGTGGCCGAACATGTTTTTGCACTCTTACTCACTCTCAGCCGCAAAACGCATCGGGCCTACAATCGAGTGCGCGAAGGCAATTTCCTGCTCGAAGGTTTGGAAGGATTTAATATCAACGGCAAAACTTTCGGCATTTTGGGGGCAGGCAAAATTGGTCTAGCCACTGCGCGAATTGCCCGTGGTTTTGGTTGCAAAGTCCTGGCGTATGATCCGTTCCCTCCAGAGCAATGTGATGTCGATTGCACATTTATGTCGCAGGAAGAAGTAATGGCACAGGCGGATATTATTTCGCTCCACACCCCATTGCTTGAAAGTACGCACCACATGCTCAATGCAGCCTCAATCGAAACAATGAAGCCCGGTGTGATTATTTTGAACACCAGCCGCGGCGGCTTAATCGATACGCGCGCCGCACTTGGCGCGCTAAAAAGCGGCCAAATTGGCGGTCTGGGCTTGGATGTGTACGAGCATGAGGAAGGCGTCTTTTTTGAAGACTTGTCAGATAGCGTACTCAAAGATGATATTTTGGCGCGACTAACCACTTTCCCCAATGTGCTAATTACCTCACACCAGGGCTATTTAACCGATGAAGCGCTGAAAAACATTGCCACTACCACACTACAAAACATCAGCGACTTTGCTAACGGATTGCCTTTGCGCAACGAGGTAAAACCGAGTGCTTAA
- a CDS encoding ABC transporter permease, with product MFKIALRSLLNRRLTVALAIFTVALSVLLLVGVERLRSEARNSFANTVSGTDLIVGARTGSVQLLLYSVFRVGNATNNIGWDSYQKLSQDRRVAWTIPVSLGDSHHGFAVLGTTSDYFKYLRYSDNQPLQFSQGQAFSKTHDAVIGAHLASKMAYRLGQKIVLTHGSGEGAMSEHSDQPFTIVGILAPTGTPVDDTVHVSLDGLTAIHEGWESGSASLLSSSGVLAAAEDRALPPPSSITAFYVGLKSRTAIFSYQRAVNQYPDETLMAIMPGVALSELWQLMRIAEQALTVVSGFVLLIGLMGMLTALLTGLNERRREMAILRSVGARAWQIFALIMGETLLLVSLGIVMGMALLYSFLLICKPILREVYSLNIAIAAPSTTEWLLMGITLLAGFLIAALPAWRAYRMSLSDGLSPH from the coding sequence ATGTTTAAAATTGCACTGCGCAGTTTGCTCAATCGTCGCCTAACGGTTGCGCTAGCGATCTTCACCGTGGCGCTGTCGGTGCTATTACTGGTTGGCGTAGAACGCCTGCGCAGCGAAGCGCGCAATAGTTTCGCCAACACGGTAAGTGGCACTGATTTGATTGTTGGAGCGCGTACCGGCTCGGTACAGCTATTGCTCTACAGCGTGTTTCGCGTTGGTAACGCAACGAATAATATCGGCTGGGATAGCTACCAAAAATTATCGCAAGATCGCCGCGTCGCTTGGACCATACCGGTGTCGCTCGGCGATAGCCATCATGGTTTTGCGGTGCTAGGCACCACAAGTGATTATTTCAAATACCTGCGCTATAGCGACAATCAGCCTTTGCAATTTAGCCAAGGGCAGGCGTTTAGCAAAACACACGATGCCGTAATCGGCGCGCATCTCGCCAGCAAAATGGCCTATCGGCTAGGGCAAAAGATTGTGCTGACACACGGAAGTGGCGAAGGCGCAATGTCGGAGCACAGTGATCAGCCCTTTACCATCGTTGGTATTTTGGCGCCAACAGGCACGCCGGTCGATGATACGGTGCATGTCTCGCTCGACGGGCTGACCGCCATTCACGAAGGTTGGGAATCGGGTAGTGCCTCACTGCTATCGAGTTCAGGCGTACTAGCGGCTGCGGAAGATCGCGCCTTGCCTCCGCCTAGCAGCATCACAGCCTTTTATGTCGGGCTAAAATCGCGGACAGCCATCTTTAGCTATCAGCGCGCAGTGAATCAATACCCCGATGAAACGCTGATGGCTATTATGCCCGGCGTGGCGCTATCCGAGCTGTGGCAATTAATGCGCATTGCCGAGCAAGCGCTGACGGTAGTATCCGGCTTTGTGCTGCTAATCGGCTTGATGGGCATGTTGACGGCATTGCTGACTGGCCTGAACGAGCGACGCCGCGAAATGGCGATTTTGCGCTCGGTGGGCGCTCGAGCCTGGCAGATTTTCGCCCTGATTATGGGGGAAACATTATTATTGGTCAGCCTTGGCATTGTAATGGGTATGGCTTTGTTATATTCATTCTTACTGATCTGCAAGCCAATACTCCGCGAGGTATACAGCTTGAATATCGCAATTGCCGCCCCCAGCACCACCGAATGGTTACTCATGGGCATCACCCTGCTGGCTGGATTCTTAATTGCGGCCCTCCCCGCTTGGCGCGCGTACCGGATGTCGCTCAGCGATGGCTTGAGCCCGCATTAA
- a CDS encoding transporter substrate-binding domain-containing protein yields MRQLLISILALLYPLAGLAGEQPVQLVTAVDSHQSASSAYRQFIAELFGRIPAAYTLSYRPARRAEMELANRQFDGDAGRGADFGSKYPELIRVDPSYFELRFFAISYARSVTAWRDLYGLNIAYLRGIVAVESQLGAHAKLYPSDSVTACIRMVKAHRVEACILNSAAPANQEFTDATPALSNTEFGHSPVYFWLTPQHQVLAQQISTVLRQMQKDGSLARYQRRFEPPSN; encoded by the coding sequence ATGCGTCAATTACTGATCAGCATCTTGGCTTTGCTCTACCCGCTTGCAGGGCTGGCTGGCGAGCAGCCAGTGCAGCTGGTCACCGCGGTTGATTCACACCAGTCGGCCAGCTCGGCCTATCGGCAATTTATTGCGGAATTATTTGGCCGAATTCCTGCGGCTTACACCCTAAGTTATCGCCCGGCTCGCCGCGCTGAAATGGAACTCGCCAATCGACAATTTGACGGCGATGCCGGGCGCGGAGCTGATTTTGGCAGCAAATACCCTGAGCTGATTCGTGTTGATCCTTCCTACTTTGAGCTGCGTTTTTTTGCGATTTCATATGCGCGAAGCGTGACAGCTTGGCGCGATTTGTATGGTTTAAATATTGCCTATTTACGTGGCATTGTGGCTGTAGAGTCTCAGCTGGGAGCCCACGCCAAACTCTATCCCAGCGACAGCGTAACGGCCTGCATTCGCATGGTAAAAGCACATCGCGTTGAGGCTTGCATTCTCAATTCAGCGGCTCCAGCCAATCAGGAGTTTACTGACGCCACCCCTGCCTTAAGTAACACGGAGTTTGGTCATAGCCCAGTCTATTTCTGGCTGACCCCACAACACCAGGTCCTTGCTCAACAAATCAGCACGGTACTGCGACAAATGCAAAAAGACGGCTCACTCGCGCGTTATCAACGACGCTTTGAACCCCCTTCCAACTAA
- a CDS encoding PAS domain-containing sensor histidine kinase, translating into MLKPHSRVKPLESRWLLTLPSFAAALFSLALAVFLIFTAYSEQSARNHSLMQDLLWQKQALNTRVDNFTHQLRTVAASMATDGLGSAEFTARTLSLLEDSPEIISLEYIDETGQQRWREPATKPANVPDFRHPNLVAIREAVLQGETSSYSKLILESPETPILAIAVPIKLNYNGRHVLIAQLNLRTMLQQQVPWWIAQRYQISLWDKQKLIAGKFDRSYDASQLSSSIDLDWPPNKLVLTAHIYEQKRNNWQTALTIVVAALSILMLASTWALRRHIKERQKTEAQLRQEQALRESMENSLVTGIRAMDLQGRLFYVNRAFCEMVGYSQEKLIGASHPMPYWPPEDIEQCMAIYRAILSGRADTTGYQMRFMRSNGERFDVRLYAAKLIDGDGVHTGWISAIYDITELQREREALQASHERFVAVLNGLDAAVSVTDANSGELLLSNRHFDAAFNIPERHGRYCNIPFVRRSKGAPVDSEWFDDYNQHWYQVKSRSSIWVDGSEVWLEIATDITMLKNAQENERQQKEQLQQTTRLISMGEMASSLAHELNQPLAAIASYATGCRNVLAQTQPNIAQLDQAIEKMAAQAKRAGQIIRGIREFVQRRAPHRKQCEIADLLDTVQTLLSAEIKKAQVKLTISDTQALPPIYADAVMLEQVIFNLMKNAIEAMADTPVKQRTLDVKVRRDEEMLAVSITDRGPGINAEQMEQLFKPFYTTKGSGMGMGLNICRSIIEHHQGRLWVEANPLGGSCFHFTLPLSIESEAYEP; encoded by the coding sequence GTGCTTAAGCCTCACTCACGGGTGAAGCCACTGGAATCCCGCTGGCTACTCACCCTGCCGTCATTTGCCGCCGCGCTATTTAGTTTAGCGTTGGCGGTTTTTTTAATTTTTACGGCCTACAGCGAGCAATCGGCGCGCAATCATAGCTTGATGCAGGATTTGCTGTGGCAAAAACAAGCACTCAATACCCGCGTCGATAATTTTACGCACCAGTTGCGTACCGTAGCGGCCAGTATGGCCACCGATGGCTTGGGTTCGGCAGAATTTACTGCCCGCACCTTATCGCTACTGGAAGATTCGCCCGAAATTATCTCACTGGAATACATTGACGAAACGGGGCAACAGCGCTGGCGTGAACCTGCGACCAAACCAGCTAACGTACCGGATTTTCGCCATCCAAATCTGGTGGCCATCCGCGAAGCGGTATTGCAAGGTGAAACCAGTAGCTACAGCAAACTGATTCTTGAATCCCCCGAAACGCCGATTCTGGCAATTGCGGTGCCGATCAAACTCAACTACAACGGCCGCCACGTCTTAATTGCCCAATTGAATTTGCGCACCATGCTGCAACAGCAAGTACCGTGGTGGATTGCGCAGCGCTATCAAATCAGCCTGTGGGATAAACAAAAGCTTATCGCAGGTAAATTTGACCGCAGCTACGATGCCAGCCAGCTAAGCAGCAGCATTGATCTAGACTGGCCCCCCAATAAATTGGTGCTAACCGCACACATTTACGAACAAAAACGCAATAACTGGCAAACCGCGCTGACCATTGTGGTCGCGGCCCTGTCGATTTTGATGCTGGCTTCTACTTGGGCTTTACGGCGCCATATCAAAGAGCGGCAAAAAACGGAGGCCCAACTGAGGCAAGAGCAGGCCTTGCGTGAATCCATGGAAAACTCGCTGGTCACCGGGATTCGTGCCATGGATTTACAAGGCCGCTTGTTTTATGTGAATCGCGCCTTTTGCGAGATGGTTGGCTATAGCCAGGAAAAACTGATTGGCGCCTCACACCCTATGCCCTACTGGCCGCCCGAAGACATCGAGCAATGCATGGCCATTTATCGCGCGATCCTCAGCGGGCGCGCCGATACCACTGGCTACCAGATGCGCTTTATGCGCAGTAATGGGGAGCGCTTTGATGTGCGTTTGTATGCCGCCAAACTCATTGACGGCGACGGTGTACATACTGGCTGGATTAGCGCTATTTATGACATCACGGAATTACAACGCGAACGCGAAGCGCTGCAAGCATCACACGAACGGTTTGTTGCCGTACTCAATGGCTTGGATGCCGCAGTTTCAGTGACCGATGCCAACTCGGGCGAATTATTGCTGTCGAATCGACATTTTGATGCTGCATTTAATATTCCCGAACGTCATGGCCGTTATTGCAATATTCCCTTTGTTCGTCGCAGCAAAGGTGCACCGGTCGATAGTGAATGGTTTGATGATTACAACCAACACTGGTATCAGGTCAAAAGCCGCAGCAGTATCTGGGTAGATGGCTCGGAAGTCTGGCTGGAAATCGCCACCGACATTACGATGCTCAAAAATGCCCAGGAAAACGAGCGCCAGCAAAAAGAGCAGCTGCAGCAAACCACTCGGCTGATCAGCATGGGTGAAATGGCCTCTAGCTTAGCGCATGAGCTTAACCAGCCCTTGGCTGCCATCGCCAGCTACGCCACCGGCTGTCGCAATGTTTTGGCACAAACCCAGCCCAATATTGCCCAACTTGATCAGGCCATTGAGAAAATGGCGGCGCAAGCCAAACGCGCAGGGCAGATTATTCGTGGGATTCGTGAATTCGTTCAACGTCGCGCACCGCATCGCAAACAATGCGAAATTGCCGATTTGCTCGATACCGTGCAAACGCTACTCAGCGCCGAAATCAAAAAAGCGCAGGTTAAACTCACCATCAGCGACACCCAAGCTTTACCGCCGATTTATGCCGATGCCGTAATGCTGGAGCAGGTGATTTTCAATTTAATGAAGAACGCCATCGAAGCAATGGCCGACACCCCCGTCAAACAACGTACATTAGATGTTAAAGTACGCCGCGATGAAGAGATGTTGGCCGTTAGCATCACCGACCGCGGCCCTGGCATCAATGCCGAGCAGATGGAACAATTGTTCAAACCGTTCTATACCACCAAAGGCAGCGGGATGGGGATGGGGCTAAATATTTGCCGCTCGATCATTGAGCACCACCAAGGACGCCTGTGGGTAGAAGCAAACCCCTTGGGCGGAAGCTGTTTTCACTTTACACTGCCACTTTCTATAGAGAGCGAAGCTTATGAGCCTTAA
- a CDS encoding DUF3299 domain-containing protein gives MFAKLIVAVSSALLAFNLWAADAKAIKWSDLQPDSPTLRATVNKMNQQEKTRLMRAVQQRELKTMLDNGKLKASELTANDVKLLKEDFKDLNPLINEIEAFEKKRTGEMTAALNGETVQIDGYLLPLKQNGKKVTEFLLVPVIGACIHVPAPPPNQMVVVQYPKGYDQGDLFAPITVQGKLIIKASKANLSLADGASDVAVGYQMVATEVREYKKTATK, from the coding sequence GTGTTCGCCAAACTCATCGTTGCCGTTAGCAGCGCGCTACTGGCTTTTAATCTCTGGGCGGCAGATGCCAAAGCCATTAAGTGGTCGGATTTACAACCCGATTCACCGACCCTGCGCGCCACCGTCAACAAAATGAATCAGCAAGAAAAAACGCGGCTGATGCGGGCTGTGCAGCAACGTGAGCTGAAAACCATGCTCGATAACGGCAAACTCAAAGCCAGCGAGCTCACCGCCAATGATGTGAAATTACTTAAAGAAGATTTCAAAGATTTGAATCCGCTGATCAATGAAATCGAAGCCTTCGAGAAAAAACGCACGGGTGAAATGACCGCCGCGCTTAACGGCGAAACAGTGCAAATTGATGGCTACTTATTACCACTCAAACAAAACGGCAAAAAGGTAACCGAATTTTTGCTCGTGCCGGTCATTGGTGCCTGTATTCACGTACCAGCGCCGCCACCGAATCAGATGGTGGTAGTGCAATATCCTAAAGGCTATGACCAAGGTGATTTGTTTGCCCCGATTACTGTGCAAGGCAAACTCATCATTAAAGCCAGCAAAGCTAACTTATCGCTCGCTGATGGTGCGAGTGATGTCGCAGTAGGCTATCAAATGGTGGCCACGGAAGTGCGCGAATACAAGAAAACCGCCACCAAATAA
- a CDS encoding tetratricopeptide repeat protein gives MPVDTPIPLLIEQALEHMRLWRIPAALPLLRQASAEAKLADDLYHQLLVEFYLARCDYAEHHFSACINRASRAARLLDEPSLAPSARNALKVHHHQLLALVAREKGNFSLALSHWMQVLDLAMQQAMNQHLIDACLGVGEIYLLGQQYEQAGQVYQLAFSRALMMADAPQVVKAGLHWLSLLMNCQQYEQAKSICQQVHTMMDEQIDPAWHIDLAINEARLLLHDGQQLAAMQALQQLSAQCHAIGYYWGAAVVAKQLSRLWADAGQLEAACQLLQQLTELTEQQGSYCPAELYQLYAEFEHQRHRDQEALRQLERYRSKRSEELLHLHQRTAVMTPSRQRLLDLTLENLLLRQQLSQVQYAQ, from the coding sequence GTGCCTGTCGATACGCCTATCCCGCTGCTAATTGAACAAGCGCTTGAGCATATGCGGCTTTGGCGCATTCCTGCCGCTCTACCACTGCTGCGACAAGCATCCGCAGAAGCCAAACTCGCTGATGATCTGTACCACCAACTACTGGTCGAATTTTATCTGGCACGCTGCGATTACGCCGAGCATCATTTTTCTGCCTGCATAAATCGCGCCAGTCGGGCGGCCCGTTTGCTCGACGAACCCAGTTTGGCGCCTAGCGCACGTAACGCGCTGAAAGTTCATCATCACCAGCTGCTCGCACTGGTGGCCCGCGAAAAAGGTAATTTTAGTTTGGCGCTCAGCCACTGGATGCAGGTACTCGATCTGGCAATGCAGCAGGCGATGAATCAACATCTGATCGATGCTTGTTTGGGCGTGGGAGAGATTTACCTGCTAGGACAGCAATACGAACAAGCTGGGCAAGTTTATCAGCTGGCGTTTAGCCGGGCGCTGATGATGGCCGATGCGCCACAAGTAGTCAAAGCAGGTTTGCATTGGTTGTCGCTCTTGATGAATTGCCAGCAATACGAGCAGGCGAAAAGTATTTGCCAGCAAGTGCACACGATGATGGACGAGCAGATTGATCCAGCGTGGCACATTGATCTGGCGATTAACGAAGCACGTTTGTTACTGCACGATGGACAACAGCTTGCGGCGATGCAAGCGCTGCAGCAATTAAGCGCACAATGTCATGCAATTGGCTATTACTGGGGCGCAGCAGTGGTCGCCAAGCAGCTCAGTCGGCTGTGGGCGGACGCTGGTCAGCTCGAAGCAGCCTGCCAGTTGTTGCAGCAACTCACTGAGCTCACCGAACAACAAGGCTCTTACTGCCCGGCCGAGCTGTACCAGCTGTATGCCGAATTTGAACATCAGCGCCATCGCGACCAAGAGGCGCTGCGCCAGCTCGAACGATATCGCAGTAAGCGCAGTGAAGAACTGCTGCATTTACACCAGCGCACCGCGGTGATGACGCCCAGCCGCCAGCGCTTGCTCGATCTGACGCTGGAAAACCTGCTACTGCGGCAGCAACTCTCACAGGTGCAATATGCACAGTGA
- a CDS encoding response regulator transcription factor: protein MSLNRHIAIVDDDDAIRDALSWLFSTRNHSVQLFASAEELLENYNPDQFGCLILDVRMPGMGGMELFSKLQEHAYTPPVVFLTGHGDVPMAVAALKQGAADFIEKPFSDNDIVDLVEGCLSLDQMNRSEWENRTAVDERLACLTPRETEVMKLILTGRLNKQIADDLSISMKTVEVHRARILEKMQVKTAMELAARLRDAGVDVN, encoded by the coding sequence ATGAGCCTTAATCGCCACATTGCCATTGTTGATGACGACGACGCCATCCGCGACGCCCTGTCGTGGCTGTTTTCGACCCGCAATCATTCGGTTCAATTGTTTGCCAGCGCGGAAGAATTACTGGAAAACTATAACCCAGATCAATTTGGCTGCCTGATCTTGGACGTTCGCATGCCCGGTATGGGCGGCATGGAGCTATTTAGCAAGCTGCAAGAACACGCGTATACCCCACCCGTGGTGTTTCTGACTGGCCACGGCGATGTGCCGATGGCTGTTGCCGCACTGAAGCAAGGTGCCGCTGACTTTATCGAGAAGCCCTTCTCTGATAACGACATTGTCGATTTGGTCGAAGGGTGCCTATCTCTGGATCAAATGAATCGGAGCGAATGGGAAAACCGCACCGCCGTCGATGAGCGCCTAGCCTGCTTAACCCCCCGCGAAACCGAGGTAATGAAGCTGATCCTCACTGGTCGCCTGAATAAGCAAATTGCAGATGATTTGTCTATTTCGATGAAAACCGTTGAGGTACACCGCGCGCGGATTTTAGAAAAAATGCAGGTCAAAACCGCGATGGAACTCGCCGCTCGCCTGCGCGATGCGGGTGTTGACGTTAACTAA
- a CDS encoding ABC transporter ATP-binding protein: MLIELSNLQFSWRGATRPTLDIPAFSLAAGEHLFLHGPSGSGKSTLLSLLTGIHLPQQGEIRILGQNLATLSGPARDHFRADHLGYVFQQFNLLSYLSVLDNVLLSCQFSKIRHQRACAFSGTAKAQALHLLERLDLTSFLDRPVSALSVGQQQRVALARALIGAPEILIADEPTSALDAERRGAFIDLLFECATEHNTAVLMVSHDPQLAAAFDRSVSLASLNRNSTESEHV, from the coding sequence TTGTTAATCGAGCTTTCAAATCTGCAATTTAGCTGGCGCGGTGCGACCCGCCCAACATTGGATATCCCTGCATTTAGCCTTGCCGCGGGCGAACATTTGTTTCTGCACGGCCCCAGCGGCAGTGGCAAAAGCACCTTGCTATCGTTACTCACCGGAATTCATCTGCCACAGCAAGGCGAAATCCGCATTCTGGGGCAAAATTTGGCCACCCTATCGGGCCCAGCACGCGATCATTTCCGCGCCGACCATCTAGGCTATGTTTTTCAGCAATTCAACTTACTCAGCTACTTGTCGGTACTGGATAACGTGCTGCTGTCTTGCCAGTTTTCAAAGATCCGCCACCAACGTGCATGTGCGTTTTCCGGTACCGCCAAAGCACAGGCGCTGCATTTGCTCGAGCGGCTGGATTTAACTTCCTTTCTGGATCGCCCGGTTAGCGCCCTGTCGGTCGGCCAGCAACAGCGTGTCGCACTAGCCCGCGCATTAATTGGAGCCCCCGAAATTCTGATTGCTGATGAGCCTACGTCAGCGCTGGATGCCGAACGCCGCGGGGCCTTTATCGATTTACTGTTTGAGTGTGCCACGGAGCACAACACCGCCGTGCTGATGGTTAGCCATGATCCACAACTGGCCGCCGCCTTTGATCGTAGCGTCAGCTTGGCTAGCCTCAATCGCAATAGTACGGAGAGTGAGCATGTTTAA
- a CDS encoding DUF2796 domain-containing protein, protein MKKLIALVCITIPLVSQAHEHAAHVHGAAEIDVAIEGKKLLITLESPADNLLGFERAPKTEAEKAKLKAVTEQLNQAATLFVPDAAAQCKAATPVVNMPSFKKGEHSDIDAEYSFDCQSVPSSVALSLWKNFPNFKKLNANLATAKGQKQLSLKPGQDLSLK, encoded by the coding sequence ATGAAAAAATTGATAGCTCTTGTCTGCATCACTATACCCCTAGTTAGCCAAGCTCATGAACATGCAGCGCATGTCCACGGCGCAGCAGAAATTGATGTGGCAATTGAAGGCAAAAAGTTGCTGATCACGCTGGAGAGCCCGGCCGACAATTTGCTCGGTTTTGAACGAGCCCCCAAAACCGAGGCCGAAAAAGCCAAGCTCAAAGCGGTAACCGAGCAACTCAATCAAGCTGCCACACTCTTTGTTCCCGATGCAGCTGCACAGTGCAAAGCGGCCACGCCCGTGGTGAATATGCCGAGCTTCAAAAAAGGCGAACATAGCGATATCGACGCCGAATATAGCTTTGATTGCCAGAGCGTACCGAGCAGCGTTGCACTCAGCTTGTGGAAAAACTTCCCCAATTTTAAAAAGCTCAATGCCAATCTCGCCACCGCCAAAGGCCAAAAACAACTGAGCCTGAAACCTGGCCAAGATTTAAGCCTGAAATAA
- the yaaA gene encoding peroxide stress protein YaaA produces MLMLISPAKTLDYITPPTTSLFSQPDFLAESQLLIEVLRQQSPAQVAELMKISDELAVLNVGRYHSWQPNFTPANAKQAVLAFMGDVYEGLAANSMDQAQLDYLGQHLRILSGLYGLLRPLDLMQAYRLEMGTRLANSRGNNLYEFWGTRITDAINALEDETIVNLASDEYFKSVKPKLLQARLITPVFEDFKGGKYKIISFYAKRARGLMVRYAALHNIRQAEQLKAFDLEGYRLDETVSDAVRWVFRRRIDAAGS; encoded by the coding sequence ATGTTAATGCTGATTTCGCCAGCTAAAACGCTGGACTACATCACTCCGCCAACGACGAGTCTATTTTCTCAGCCTGATTTTTTAGCGGAATCACAATTGCTGATCGAAGTGCTGCGCCAACAATCGCCTGCGCAAGTCGCCGAGCTGATGAAAATATCGGATGAACTAGCCGTACTCAACGTCGGCCGCTATCACAGCTGGCAGCCCAACTTCACACCAGCCAACGCCAAACAAGCGGTATTGGCCTTTATGGGCGATGTATATGAAGGGCTGGCAGCCAACAGTATGGATCAAGCCCAACTCGATTACCTTGGCCAGCATTTGCGCATTTTATCGGGCCTGTACGGCCTATTACGCCCGCTCGACTTGATGCAAGCCTACCGCCTCGAAATGGGTACGCGCCTAGCCAATTCACGCGGCAACAATCTTTATGAATTCTGGGGCACACGGATCACTGACGCGATTAATGCGTTGGAAGATGAAACCATCGTTAATCTGGCCAGTGACGAGTACTTTAAATCCGTTAAACCCAAATTACTGCAAGCACGTTTAATCACGCCGGTATTTGAAGATTTTAAAGGTGGTAAATATAAGATCATCAGTTTTTACGCCAAACGTGCGCGTGGTTTGATGGTGCGCTACGCGGCTTTACACAACATCAGGCAAGCGGAACAATTAAAAGCGTTTGATCTGGAAGGCTATCGTTTGGATGAAACGGTTAGCGATGCTGTGCGCTGGGTTTTCCGGCGACGTATTGATGCTGCCGGCAGTTAA